Proteins encoded by one window of Canis aureus isolate CA01 chromosome 13, VMU_Caureus_v.1.0, whole genome shotgun sequence:
- the SZT2 gene encoding KICSTOR complex protein SZT2 isoform X1, producing the protein MASERPEPEVEEAGQVFLLMKKDYRISRNVRLAWFLNHLHQTVQATPQEMLLQSEQELEVLSVLPPGWQPDEPVVPRPFLLVPSTRVTFLAWQYRFVIELDLSPSTGIVDDSTGEILFDEVFHALSRCLGGLLRPFRVPGSCIDFQPEIYITIQAYSSIIGLQAHQVLVQGCLLDPSQREAFLQQVYEQLCLFEDKVATMLQQQYDPQSQAEDQSPDSGEPPGRKVGVSMVTADLGLVSMIRQGILALQLLPSNSSAGIIVITDGVTSVPDVAVCETLLNQLRSGTVACSFVQVGGVYSYDCSFGHVPNVELMKFIAMATFGSYLSTCPEPEPGSPGLTVYHRAFLLYSFLRSGEALNPEYYCGSQHRLFNEHLVSASSNPALALRRKKHTEKEVPADLVSTVSVRLREGYSVREVTLAKGGSQLEVKLVLLWKHNMRIEYVAVAPWPLEPEGPRGTRVEVTMEGGYDILHDVSCALRQPIRSLYRTHVIRRFWNTLQSINQTDQMLAHLQSFSSVPEHFTLPDSTKSGVPLFYIPPGSTTPVLSLQHSGSDSSHAQFAAYWKPVLSMDANSWQRWLHMHRLVLILEHDTPIPKHLHTPGSNGRYSTVQCRISHSSLTSLLRDWSSFVLVEGYSYVKLLSSAPDQPPSSFYMVRIISKAPCMVLRLGFPIGTPAQARHKIVSGLREEILRLRFPHRVQSKEPTPKVKRKGLGGIGGGSSPSKSPPMLGPQQALSDRPCLVVLHKPLDKLLIRYEKLPLDYRAPFLLTLEPPGPLPLVSGRSASSSLASLSRYLYHQRWLWSVPSGLAPALPLSAIAQLLSILTEVRLSEGFHFACSGEGIINMVLELPIQSEPLGQAAGEERHTCVVQYILFPPHSTSTKDSFSTDDDNDVEVEALEGDSELNLVTEVWVEPQYGRVGPGPESWKHLQDLTYSEIPRALHPRDAACIGSMLSFEYLIQLCQSKEWSPLPPEPRVSDGLEQGDTCVHEIPFHFDLMGLLSQCQQLQMFFLLLSREPEGVPLAEGPCPANDMVLCLLHSCLGQELSDREIPLTTAEQATFLSEVLRRTCHSPGPEEPPAGGHGILKDQAVSSTQATGDSALPPLAGGPPETLKPLICAQPPQWRCYARLVTPQHVFLTFLPATFPDVQHLAACGLEGPSQEETKPKFGDWSGAASPKDLGGPGMRAPKAQVPMLSVTPAGDTAQDPGDLSPPFRRDLQAYAGRQAPQTEGADGPRTRCPVYIYSCALEALREQMVGLQPPQAPRDLIFRTPFLDQPSPSSVWMEPRYKEAANHCALLQEHAQRCYVRGLFRSLQQAQSVSSQDLLIAVDACEELLQEVDITPFLLALCGHTRSLPQAPPSPGPLSPGPFSSSIEEAPEPRERAILASESSIETEDLSEPESQSSRVPGNPDPSLEISLTDICQLRGEAHDALHSLIQEKFLEISGLHFRMVPSNPHYFFYCPPSSRREDEGPRDIVDRKVSDLEFSEAELLGEEGDTSACCVVTESDPELEVEYRESREADLGPVGLDSASLSDADTVNPDEDSFSILGGDSPTGPESLVRDLPPLFLHLTCSVRLHGQHSSVPVCSLPTCLGQVLSSLEGPPLGGRVPLRDLSVTLDVFVLTLPLEVELPPTSDPQHHRSTSESSASFPRSPGQPSSLRSDDGLGPPLPPPEEDRHPGLSNLATPHRLAIETTMSEIRWLLEDEMVGALRRGGIPQGPTLHRAAAHIHSSPGRSTCLRQTLPLSFVFGPERSLTQFKEEFRRLHLPGHVLLEDSESGFFFVAVGQQPGGSQREPPSTAWAWHSHEDRAEGIEGEALTASPQAPGSPEGSEGTPLLSLPQGGSQPGPSRGLSLMSSQGSVDSDHLGYDGGSSGSDSEGPNETLGEKAPFTLRTPPGPAPPQPSLSGLPGPCLPDFWLIVRVLQDRVEVYAHARSLIREDGGPGTECRHLQQLLVRQVGEICREVNQRLLLQDLHDSHVCNSLLVAESEEDLWRSETPFHSRQRAPLPTDDYAADESCAPRGYLAATMQFVPGHFSCDVVWGTVIRVHSRLKMGPSMGVSRAIQALRSVLNAFSVVNRKNMFVYQERATKAVYYLRLLETSCSERSWEGDALPPSLALSRSQEPIYSEETSGPRSPLDMASSRSSDAARPVGQVDRHIQLLVHGVGQAGPEITDELVRVLRRRLDEATLDVITVMLVRNCKLTPADVEFIQPPGSLPSEVLHLALPVACRPWLPALAWYLRQNLLIFLHSPKYTDSNSRNHFQHPLPPQGGLPDLDIYLYNKPGGQGTGGKGVACITLAFVDEGGSPISLASWPPSSPGPLDPLQEEEFEQLTQVTRCPFVSDSSSAQNGAPWLRLDVWEKGNISIVQLEEKLRGAARQALADAIMELRLLPASLCTEDTSPGSLRSGSLETKSPAGRASTFPPGPGPSPGPGEPVTPPSKAGRRSFWDMLSKTECGDLGSPKTTDDIVLDRPEDTRGRRRHKTESVRTPGGTERAPGPDSGAQRQRRRTTQLEEGEVGTLQPVFARVTQRWMEFMVQIGCASVSRSSTHMVSRFLLPSVLSEFTTLVTSMAGDTSVRIFEQHLSSEPEIFSPCSLGQLGPTPRPAAERHLLLLGRNFLQWRRPTQQAAKAVQRFEPGGDGSSGRSAPRQRFLLLEVVDKKLQLLTYNWAPDLGAALGRALVRLVQWQNSRAHLTFCLLSQKLGLFHHYGQLDFPVRDEKEPNPFLLPTMEAETLIRSASPPLSREQGRLSASSRGGGPLPLDTFPFDEALRDITAARPSSSLGPVPRPPDPVTYHGQQFLEIKMAERRELERQMKMENLFVTWQQRSAPASMPISATELETLKQSSRLVHYCATALLFDPAAWLHGPPETSGPLDGQRRHRPEAGAGSREAPASCESSDAPPPGAREEPWLKELSLAFLQQYVQYLQSMGFVLVPLRPPSPARSTSRLRAMAILGTEGRGSFSCPKTKSDGSPKSTGSPVTTYHLQRALPGGIILMELAFQGCYFCVKQFALECSRIPMGQAVNSQLSMLFTEECDKVRDLMHVHSFSYDFHLRLVHQHVLGAHLVLRHGYHLTTFLRHFLAHHPDGPHFGRNHIYQGTLELSTPLIAAHQLYNYVADHASSYHMKPLRMARPGGPEHNEYALVSAWHSSGSYLDSEGLRHQDDFDVSLLVCHCAVPFEEQGEAERHVLRLQFFVVLTSQRELFPRLTADVRRFRKPPTLPPEPEAPGSSAASPGEASGLGLPSGPAPLFPPLAAEVGVARARLAQLVRLAGGHCRRDTLWKRLFLLEPPGPDRLRLGGRLALAELEELLEAVHAKSIGDIDPQLDCFLSMTVSWYQSLIKVLLSRFPQSCRHFQSPDLGTQYLVVLNQKFTDCFVLVFLDSHLGKTSLTVVFREPFPVQPQDSESPPAQLVSTYHHLESVINTACFTLWTRLL; encoded by the exons GTGCTGGTGCAGGGCTGCCTTTTGGACCCTTCTCAGCGAGAGGCATTCCTGCAGCAGGTATACGAACAGCTCTGTCTGTTTGAGGATAAGGTGGCCACCATGCTGCAGCAGCAGTATGACCCCCAGAGTCAG GCAGAGGACCAGTCCCCAGACTCAGGGGAGCCCCCGGGCCGGAAGGTGGGAGTCTCCATGGTGACAGCTGACTTGGGGCTGGTCAGTATGATTCGTCAGGGCATCTTGGCACTGCAGTTGCTCCCTTCAAACTCTAGCGCAG GTATCATTGTGATCACAGATGGGGTGACCAGTGTCCCTGATGTTGCCGTCTGTGAGACGTTGCTGAACCAGCTTCGCAGTGGCACCGTGGCTTGTTCCTTTGTGCAG GTGGGAGGAGTTTACTCTTATGACTGCAGTTTTGGCCACGTGCCCAACGTGGAATTGATGAAGTTCATCGCAATGGCCACATTTGGCTCTTATCTGTCCACGTGTCCTGAGCCGGAACCAGGCAGCCCGGGTCTGACTGTCTATCACCGGGCATTTCTCCTCTACTCCTTTCTGCGCAGTGGGGAAGCCCTGAACCCTGAGTATTACTGCG GCTCCCAGCACCGCCTGTTTAATGAGCACCTGGTGTCCGCAAGCAGCAACCCTGCCCTGGCTCTGCGCCGGAAAAAGCACACTGAGAAGGAGGTGCCCGCTGACTTGGTCAGCACTGTGTCCGTACGGCTTCGGGAGGGATACAGTGTCCGAGAGGTCACACTGGCCAAAG GAGGGTCTCAGCTGGAGGTAAAGCTCGTGCTGTTATGGAAACACAACATGCGCATTGAATATGTGGCTGTGGCACCCTGGCCCCTGGAGCCTGAGGGCCCTCGAGGAACAAGGGTGGAAGTGACAATGGAAGGTGGCTATGACATTCTGCACGATGTGTCCTGTGCACTAAGGCAACCCATTCGCTCACTGTATCGTACCCACGTTATCCGACGGTTCTGGAACACACTGCAGAG CATTAACCAGACGGACCAGATGCTAGCCCACCTTCAGTCCTTCTCTTCAGTCCCAGAACATTTCACGCTTCCTGATAGCACCAAGAGTGGAGTGCCACTCTTCTATATCCCTCCTGGCTCCACCACCCCG GTGCTCTCCCTTCAGCACAGTGGGTCCGACTCATCCCACGCCCAGTTTGCAGCCTACTGGAAGCCAGTGCTGTCCATGGATGCCAACTCATGGCAGCGCTGGCTGCACATGCATCGCCTGGTGCTAATCCTGGAGCACGACAC ACCGATCCCCAAGCACTTGCACACCCCCGGCAGTAATGGGCGCTACAGCACCGTGCAATGCAGGATCTCACACTCCTCGCTGACTTCTCTGCTTCGGGACTGGAGCAGCTTCGTGCTGGTTGAGGGCTACTCATATGTGAAGCTGCTCTCCAG TGCCCCAGACCAGCCACCCTCTTCCTTCTACATGGTCCGCATCATTTCCAAGGCCCCGTGCATGGTCCTTCGCCTGGGTTTTCCCATTGGCACACCAGCCCAGGCCCGACACAAG ATTGTGTCTGGCTTACGGGAAGAGATCCTTCGGCTGCGTTTCCCTCACCGGGTACAAAGCAAGGAGCCAACACCCAAGGTCAAACGAAAAGGGCTGGGGGGCATTGGTGGGGGCAGCTCTCCCTCCAAGTCCCCCCCCATGCTGGGCCCACAGCAGGCCCTATCTGACCGGCCCTGCCTTGTGGTCCTACATAAGCCCCTCGACAAGCTACTCATCAG GTATGAGAAGCTACCCTTGGACTACCGGGCGCCCTTCTTACTGACACTGGAGCCACCGGGGCCACTGCCATTGGTGTCCGGCCGCTCAGCCTCTTCCAGCCTAGCATCTCTGTCCCGCTACCTCTACCATCAGCGCTGGCTCTGGAGCGTCCCATCAGGCCTGGCTCCCGCACTGCCACTCAGTGCCATTGCACAGCTTCTGTCCATCCTCACTGA AGTCCGACTCTCTGAAGGCTTCCACTTCGCCTGCAGTGGGGAAGGAATCATCAACATGGTCCTGGAGCTTCCAATTCAG AGCGAGCCCCTGGGGCAGGCTGCAGGTGAAGAGAGGCACACGTGCGTTGTGCAGTATATCCTCTTCCCCCCACACTCTACGTCCACCAAGGacag cTTCTCAACagatgatgacaatgatgtgGAGGTGGAGGCCCTGGAAGGAGACTCAGAGCTCAACCTGGTCACCGAGGTGTGGGTGGAGCCTCAGTATGGGCGGGTGGGACCCGGCCCCGAGAGCTGGAAGCACCTCCAGGACCTGACTTACTCTGAGATCCCTCGAGCT CTCCACCCTCGGGATGCAGCCTGcataggctccatgctgagcttcGAATACCTGATACAGCTGTGCCAGAGCAAGGAATGGAGTCCTCTGCCCCCAGAGCCAAGGGTCTCTGATG GATTGGAACAGGGAGATACCTGTGTCCACGAGATCCCTTTCCATTTTGACTTAATGGGACTGTTGTCTCAGTGTCAACAGCTCCAGatgttcttccttctgctttccaGAG AGCCAGAGGGCGTCCCTCTCGCCGAGGGGCCCTGTCCCGCCAACGACATGGTGCTGTGCCTGCTGCACAGCTGCCTGGGGCAGGAGCTGAGTGACCGGGAGATCCCGCTGACCACGGCTGAGCAAGCCACCTTCTTGAGTGAGGTGCTACGACGGACCTGCCACAGTCCAG GTCCAGAGGAGCCACCGGCAGGGGGCCACGGGATCCTAAAGGATCAAGCAGTCAGCAGCACCCAAGCCACTGGAGACTCAGCACTTCCTCCCCTG GCTGGAGGCCCTCCTGAGACTCTCAAGCCTCTCATCTGTGCCCAGCCCCCACAGTGGCGCTGCTATGCAAGGCTTGTGACTCCCCAGCATGTGTTTCTGACTTTCCTCCCAGCTACCTTCCCAG aCGTCCAACATCTGGCTGCCTGTGGCCTGGAGGGACCCTCTCAAGAGGAGACAAAGCCAAAGTTTGGGGATTGGAGTGGGGCCGCCAGCCCGAAAGATCTGGGAGGACCTGGAATGAGGGCTCCAAAGGCCCAAGTCCCCATGCTCAGTGTTACGCCAGCCGGCG ACACTGCCCAGGACCCAGGGGACCTAAGCCCACCTTTCCGTCGGGACTTACAGGCTTATGCTGGGCGTCAGGCTCCACAGACAGAGGGTGCCGATGGCCCCCGGACCCGGTGTCCTGTTTACATCTATAGCTGTGCCCTGGAAGCACTGAGGGAGCAAATGGTTGGCCTGCAGCCCCCTCAGGCACCCCGAGACCTCATCTTTCG GACTCCGTTCCTCGACCAGCCCTCCCCATCCTCAGTCTGGATGGAGCCCAGGTACAAGGAGGCAGCCAACCATTGTGCCTTGCTGCAGGAGCATGCTCAGCGATGCTATGTCCGTG GGCTGTTCCGGAGTTTGCAGCAAGCACAGAGTGTCAGCTCACAGGACTTGCTGATAGCAGTCGATGCCTGTGAGGAGCTGCTGCAAGAAGTAGACATCACCCCTTTCCTGCTTGCACTGTGTGGCCACACTCGGAGTctgccccaggcacccccaagccCTGGGCCTCTCAGCCCTGGGCCCTTCAGCAGCAGCATCGAGGAGGCCCCTGAGCCTCGAGAACGAGCCATTCTGGCTTCCGAGTCCAG CATAGAGACCGAGGACCTCAGCGAGCCTGAGTCTCAGAGCAGCCGTGTCCCTGGCAACCCAGACCCTAGCCTGGAGATCTCTCTGACAGACATTTGCCAGCTCAGAGGAGAGGCCCATGATGCCCTTCATAGCCTCATCCAG GAGAAGTTCCTGGAGATCAGTGGTCTCCACTTCCGCATGGTGCCCTCCAATCCGCACTACTTCTTCTATTGCCCTCCATCCAGCCGGCGAGAG GATGAGGGCCCCCGGGACATAGTAGACAGAAAAGTCAGTGATCTGGAGTTTTCAGAGGCTGAACTCCTAGGAGAAGAAG GAGACACGTCAGCCTGCTGCGTGGTCACTGAGAGTGACCCAGAGCTGGAAGTAGAATACCGAGAGAGCCGTGAGGCAGACCTGGGGCCCGTGGGGCTTGACTCCGCCTCGCTGTCAGATGCAGACACCGTGAACCCTGATGAAGACTCCTTCAGTATACTGGGGGGCGACTCACCGACGGGGCCTGAGAGCCTGGTGCGTGACCTGCCGCCTCTCTTCCTGCACCTCACGTGCTCTGTGCGGCTGCATGGGCAGCACAGCTCAGTACCCGTGTGcagcctgcccacctgcctgg GCCAGGTGCTTTCCAGTCTGGAGGGCCCCCCCCTTGGAGGCCGAGTGCCCCTGAGGGACCTCAGTGTTACCCTGGACGTCTTCGTGTTAACCTTGCCTCTGGAGGTGGAGCTTCCCCCAACCTCGGACCCTCAGCACCACAG ATCCACCTCTGAAAGCAGTGCTTCATTCCCACGATCTCCAGGGCAGCCATCATCTTTAAGGTCGGATGATGGCCTAGGacccccactgccacccccaGAAGAAGACAG GCACCCTGGACTGTCCAATTTGGCCACACCCCACAGATTGGCTATTGAGACCACCATGAGTGAG ATCCGCTGGTTGCTGGAGGATGAGATGGTGGGAGCCCTCCGAAGAGGGGGCATCCCCCAGGGCCCTACTCTGCACCGTGCAGCTGCCCACATCCATAGCTCTCCTGGACGCTCTACCTGCCTTCGCCAAACCCTACCACTGAGTTTTGTGTTTGGACCAGAACGTTCCCTTACACAATTCAAGGAG GAGTTCCGCCGCCTTCACCTCCCTGGCCATGTTCTTCTTGAGGATTCCGAAAGTGGCTTCTTCTTTGTAGCAGTTGGCCAACAGCCAGGTGGGTCCCAAAGGGAGCCCCCTTCGACTGCCTGGGCTTGGCACAGCCACGAGGACAGGGCTGAAGGCATCGAAGGGGAG GCCCTGACAGCCAGCCCCCAAGCCCCTGGCTCCCCAGAGGGTTCTGAGGGCACCCCCCTCCTCAGCCTGCCACAGGGAG gGAGCCAGCCTGGGCCCAGCCGGGGGCTGAGCCTTATGTCCAGTCAGGGCAGTGTGGACTCTGACCACCTAG GTTACGATGGTGGCAGCAGTGGTTCAGACAGTGAGGGTCCCAATGAGACCCTGGGGGAGAAGGCTCCCTTCACGTTGCGGACCCCACCTGGGCCAGCACCTCCCCAGCCTTCACTCTcaggcctccctgggccctgcctgCCTGACTTCTGGCTCATCGTTCGGGTACTGCAGGACCGCGTAGAAGTATATGCTCATGCACG GAGCCTGATTCGGGAGGATGGGGGTCCAGGCACCGAGTGCCGTCACCTGCAGCAGCTCCTGGTGAGACAAGTTGGGGAGATCTGCAGGGAGGTCAACCAG CGGCTGCTTCTGCAGGACCTCCATGACAGTCACGTGTGTAACTCTCTTCTGGTGGCCGAGAGCGAAGAAGATCTGTGGCGCAGCGAGACCCCCTTCCACTCCCGTCAGCGGGCACCGCTGCCTACCGATG ATTACGCTGCTGATGAGAGCTGTGCACCCCGAGGGTACCTAGCAGCCACAATGCAGTTTGTCCCTGGCCATTTCTCCTGTGACGTTGTGTGGGGAACCGTGATTCGCGTCCATTCACGCCTGAAAATGGGTCCCAGCATGGGAGTCTCTCGGG CCATCCAGGCCCTGCGCTCCGTGCTCAATGCCTTCTCTGTGGTGAACCGGAAGAACATGTTTGTCTATCAGGAACGAGCTACGAAGGCTGTGTACTACCTGCG GCTCCTGGAGACGTCATGCAGCGAGCGATCATGGGAGGGTGACgcgctgcccccctccctggctcTGTCACGAAGCCAGGAGCCCATCTACTCTGAGGAAACATCG GGTCCTCGTTCTCCCCTGGACATGGCTTCTAGCCGCAGTTCAGATGCTGCTCGTCCTGTGGGCCAAGTGGACAGGCATATCCAGCTGCTGGTGCACGGCGTAGGACAGGCAG GTCCTGAGATTACAGATGAGCTAGTACGGGTCCTGCGTCGGCGCCTGGACGAGGCTACACTGGACGTCATCACTGTCATGCTTGTTCGGAACTGCAAGCTGACACCCGCTGATGTGGAG TTCATCCAGCCCCCCGGAAGCCTCCCCTCAGAAGTGCTGCACCTGGCCCTCCCTGTCGCCTGCAGGCCCTGGCTTCCTGCCCTGGCCTGGTACCTGCGCCAGAACCTGCTCATCTTCCTGCACTCTCCCAAGTACACGGACAGCAACAGCCGgaaccacttccag CACCCGCTCCCACCGCAAGGTGGCCTCCCTGACTTGGACATCTACTTGTATAACAAGCCTGGTGGGCAGGGCACCGGTGGCAAAG GGGTCGCCTGCATCACTCTAGCCTTCGTGGATGAAGGGGGCAGCCCCATCTCACTGGCATCATGGCCCCCTTCCTCTCCGGGGCCCCTTGACCCACTGCAGGAGGAGGAATTTGAGCAACTGACCCAGGTCACTCGCTGCCCATTCGTGTCGGACAGTTCTTCAG CTCAGAATGGGGCCCCATGGCTCCGACTGGATGTGTGGGAGAAGGGCAACATCAGTATCGTGCAGCTGGAGGAGAAGCTCCGAGGAGCAGCCCGCCAAGCCCTGGCTGATGCCATCATGGAGCTGCGGCTGCTGCCAGCCTCACTGTGCACAGAGGACACATCTCCAG GAAGTCTCAGGAGCGGGTCGTTGGAAACCAAGAGCCCTGCGGGCCGAGCTAGCACCTTTCCTCCTGGGCCTGGCCCTAGCCCTGGCCCTGGCGAGCCTGTGACTCCCCCCAGCAAAGCTGGCCGGCGTAGCTTCTGGGATATGCTG AGTAAAACAGAATGTGGGGACTTGGGTTCTCCCAAAACAACTGATGACATTGTCCTGGACCGGCCAGAAGACACCCGGGGCCGGAGGCGTCACAAAACAGAAAGTGTTCGGACTCCAGGTGGAACTGAGCGGGCACCAGGCCCAGATTCTGGAGCCCAGAGACAAAG ACGCCGGACCACACAGCTAGAAGAGGGTGAGGTGGGGACCTTGCAGCCGGTGTTTGCTCGTGTGACTCAGCGCTGGATGGAGTTTATGGTTCAGATCG GTTGTGCCTCAGTGTCAAGGAGCTCCACCCACATGGTGTCCCGATTCCTCCTCCCATCTGTCCTCTCTGAATTTACTACTCTGGTCACCTCAATGGCCGGAGACACCAGCGTCCGCATCTTTGAGCAGCATTT GAGTTCAGAACCAGAGATCTTCAGTCCTTGCTCCCTTGGACAACTGGGCCCGACTCCACGCCCAGCAGCCGAGCGGCATCTGCTCCTTCTGGGCAGGAACTTCTTGCAGTGGAGGAGACCGACCCAGCAGG CTGCCAAAGCCGTGCAGCGCTTTGAGCCAGGGGGTGACGGGAGCTCCGGACGAAGCGCTCCCCGGCAGAGGTTCTTGCTGCTGGAGGTCGTGGACAAGAAG CTGCAGCTGCTGACCTACAACTGGGCTCCGGACCTGGGAGCAGCCCTAGGCCGAGCGCTCGTCCGCCTCGTACAGTGGCAGAACTCGCGCGCCCACCTCACCTTCTGCCTCCTCAGCCAGAAGCTCGGGCTCTTCCATCATTACGGCCAGTTGGACTTCCCGGTGCGGGATGAAAAG GAGCCAAACCCGTTCCTCCTGCCAACCATGGAAGCGGAGACCCTCATCCGGAGTGCAAGCCCACCGCTGAGCCGCGAGCAGGGCCGGCTGAGTGCGTCCTCTCGGGGTGGGGGCCCCCTTCCCCTGGACACGTTCCCCTTCGATGAGGCTTTGAGGGATATCACAGCTGCCCGCCCCAGCTCCTCACTCGGTCCTGTGCCCAGACCCCCTGATCCTGTCACCTACCACGGCCAGCAGTTCCTGGAGATCAAGATGGCAGAGCGCAGGG AGCTGGAGCGCCAGATGAAGATGGAGAACCTGTTTGTGACCTGGCAGCAGCGTTCCGCCCCAGCCAGCATGCCTATCAGT GCCACGGAGCTGGAGACCCTAAAGCAGTCATCCCGCCTGGTGCATTACTGCGCAACGGCCCTGCTCTTCGACCCAGCTGCCTGGCTGCATGGGCCCCCAGAGACCTCCGGACCCCTGGACGGCCAG CGGCGCCATCGCCCCgaggcaggggctgggagccGGGAGGCCCCCGCAAGCTGCGAATCCTCAGATGCGCCTCCACCAGGTGCCCGTGAGGAACCTTGGCTGAAGGAGCTGAGCCTGGCTTTCCTGCAGCAGTACGTGCAGTATCTGCAGAGCATGGGCTTTGTGCTGGTGCCACTGCGGCCTCCCTCACCTGCCCGCAG CACCAGCCGGCTGAGAGCCATGGCTATCCTTGGAACGGAGGGTCGTGGCTCCTTTTCCTGTCCTAAAACCAAGAGTGATGGGAGCCCCAAG AGCACTGGCTCTCCGGTCACCACCTACCACCTGCAGCGGGCACTACCCGGGGGCATCATCCTCATGGAGCTGGCTTTTCAG GGCTGTTACTTCTGTGTCAAACAGTTTGCCCTAGAATGTTCCCGAATCCCCATGGGGCAAGCTGTCAACTCTCAG CTGTCCATGCTGTTCACTGAGGAATGCGACAAGGTGCGCGACCTGATGCACGTGCACTCGTTCAGCTATGACTTCCACCTGCGCCTCGTGCACCAGCACGTGCTGGGCGCCCACCTGGTGCTGCGGCACGGCTACCACCTGACCACCTTCCTGCGGCACTTCCTGGCCCACCACCCCGACGGGCCCCACTTTGGCCGCAATCACATTTATCAAG GAACACTGGAGCTTTCCACACCACTCATTGCTGCCCACCAGCTGTACAACTACGTAGCTGACCATGCCAGCTCCTACCACATGAAGCCATTGCGGATGGCCCGGCCAGGAGGCCCAGAACATAATGAATATGCCCTGGTATCAGCGTGGCACAG CTCTGGCTCCTACCTGGACTCCGAGGGACTTCGTCACCAGGATGACTTTGATGTGTCTCTGCTGGTGTGTCATTGTGCCGTGCCCTTTGAAGAGCAAGGAGAAGCCGAGCGGCATGTCCTGCG gctgcagTTCTTCGTGGTGCTCACCAGCCAACGGGAACTCTTCCCCAGACTCACGGCTGACGTGCGACGGTTCCGGAAGCCACCCACACTGCCCCCTGAGCCAGAAGCTCCTGGGAGCTCAGCTGCTAGTCCTGGGGAGGCCTCCGGGCTTGGCCTGCCCTCTGGACCGGCTCCGCTGTTTCCCCCACTGGCTGCAGAGGTGGGCGTGGCACGGGCACGGCTGGCCCAGCTGGTCCGGCTGGCCGGTGGGCACTGCCGGCGGGACACCCTCTGGAAGCGCCTCTTCTTGCTGGAGCCTCCGGGGCCTGACCGGCTACGGCTAGGGGGGCGCCTGGCCCTGGCTGAGCTGGAGGAGCTCCTGGAGGCAGTCCATGCCAAATCCATTGGGGACATTGACCCCCAGCTG GACTGCTTCCTGTCTATGACGGTCTCCTGGTACCAGAGCCTGATCAAGGTTCTCCTAAGCCGCTTTCCTCAGAGCTGTCGCCATTTCCAGAGCCCAGACTTGGGAACTCAATACCTG GTTGTATTGAATCAGAAGTTCACGGACTGTTTCGTGCTGGTGTTTCTGGATTCCCACTTGGGAAAGACG TCTCTGACAGTGGTTTTCCGAGAGCCCTTCCCGGTACAGCCCCAGGACAGCGAGAGCCCTCCGGCCCAGCTGGTCTCCACCTACCACCACCTCGAGTCCGTCATCAACACAGCTTGCTTCACCCTCTGGACCCGCCTCCTCTGA